TTCTTTGCCTGGATTTGGGGAAGGgacaaaaagagggaaaatcccGGAAATACGTGGGGAGAATCCCGGGAAAGAGAGGAGGGTGGGAATGGGGAAATTCCCGATCCCAAAGGGCAGGAAAATCCCGGGATCCGGGGGggttttcccaaggaaaagagGCCCAAAGCACAGAGAATTCtgaattcctgggaaaaaatgGTCCCAAATCCCTGGGGAAAAGGCCCCAGAATCCCTGAGAAAAGAGCCCTGAAATTCCTGGAAAATTGACCCCAAGTCCCTGgaaaaacagccccaaaaattCATGGAAAAATAGCCCCAAATCCATGTGAGAAGAGTCCCAAAATCTCTGGGAAAATGACCCTAAATCCAtggaaaacccccaaaatccagggaaaaacaccccaaatcctgggaacTCCCAGCCCCGAATcccaggaattccagccccGAATCCTGGAATtttgaccccaaatcccagaattgtggccccaaatcctgggaattctgaCCCCCAATCCCAGGAATtcacaccccaaatcctgggaattgcaaccccaaatcctgggaattgTGGCCCcaaatcccgggaattcccagccccaaatcctgggaattcccagccccaaatcctgggaattgTGGCCCcaaatcccgggaattcccagccccaaatcccggAATTGTGGCCTCACCTCGGAATCCTCGGCGGCTCCGGCCCCGGTGACGATCCCGaacctttccttcctcttcttcagcTTCTCGTCCTCCTCGCTCTGGAAACGGgattgggaatgttgggaatggGGCCAGGAATGGGGTCAGGATTGGGgtcagaaatgggaatggggttgggaatgttgggattgggaatgttgggaatggggtcaggaatgggatcCGGAGTGATGGGATTTGGGTTGGGAATGTCAGGATTAGGATTGGGAATGAGATCGGCAatgatgggaatgggaataggaTGGGGAATGTCGGGATTGGATCCCTGGGATCCCTCCCGATCCCATTCCAGGGCAGGGAAACATTCCCGTTATCCCTGCATGACCcaatccccaaaaacccaaatcccaaaaaaaaccccccaattcccaaaaccccaaaattccccaaaaacccaaaaattcccaaaaaaaccccaaatttccaaaATCCAGGGGAGGGTGGAGCCGGCAGGGCTGGAAaagtttggaattttgggataatcctgggctggggagagcGCCCTGgcattcccagaattcccaaaattcccggaattcccaaatctCACCTTCTTGGAGAGGGAGGAGACGTTGAGGCCGAACCTCTGGGCCCTTTCCTTGAGCTTTTCCAGGTTTAtctgggaaaaggaaatttgggatttgggatcagctTCCAAAGAGGgaaattcccccccaaaaaattcccaaaattccagagCTCCGGAGACTTTTCCAGAGGGGCTGATCCTGGAAAAActccagggggttttggggaattgcaacccaaaattccagctgggatcccaaaaattccatcagaattcccaaaaatttcatCAGAATTCCCCTCAAATTCcatgggaattcccaaaattccacccaaatTCCTTTGGATTTcacccaaattcccaaaattccttcagAACACCCTAAAATTCCACctaaattcccaagggaactcccaaaattcccacccaaatcccccaaaattccatcagaattcccccaaattcccaaaatttcacGTGAATtacccaaattcccaaaattcctttggaatgccccaaaattcccacaaatTTCCAAAATTCCACCCAAGTTCCATTGAAGTCCCCAGCTTTCCATGggaatcccccaaaatttcacccgaattcccaaaattccattggaattccccaaattccaccAAATCCTCAAAAGCCCACCTATATTCCCAATATTTcacccaaattcccaaaaattccaccCAAATTCCCATGGGAATTCCCTAAAATtccacccaaatcccccagaattccccccaaattccattggaattccccaaattccaccGAAATCTCCAAAATTtcacccaaatccccaaaattccatggGAAGTCCCAAGATTTCCACCCAAATCTCGCAGAATTCcacccaaattcccaaaattccacccaaattcccgaattcccccaTGCCGCCCGCAGGTTTGCTCACCGTGGGTTTGGAGTCTGCCGAGAGccctgggaaaggagggaattCCCATCAGGAATGGCCAAAATTCCCGGATTTCCACCCAGAAATGGGAATTCccccccggctcctcccggaATTCCAGGAAAATCCCAAGCCTGGATTCGTGGGGATgagaattcccaggaaaatccgGGATCCTTTGGGGGCTTTTCCCGCCAAATCCTGAATTTCCCGCTCCCAGGAATGGGGGTAGGGGGGTTTggaatcccaggaattcccggaattccaggaattcccgctccctgctgcctctcctcaCCTTTCGTGGGAATTGTGGCCAAACCGAAGCtgtgggaaggaaaaaaccaggaatttgggctggaattttgggaattcccatggaattttgggattcaGGGTAGGAATTTTGGGAATCAGGGCTGGAATTTAGGGAATTCCCATataattttgggatttcaggtgggaattttgggaattagAACCATAATTTTGCAAATTAATGCcagaattctgggaattccaaTGAAATTTTGGGAATGAGAGCCAGAATTTTGGGAAATAAGGCcagaattctgggaattccaatggaattttgggaattggaACTGGATTTCTGGGAATTAgggctggaattttgggaattccaatggaattttgggaattagGGCAAATCCCAtcaaattcccaaaaaaatcccacaaaattaaaaaaaaaatccccacaaatccCCTGTTCGCAGAATtccccatcccagggatttgggatcctctgggaattccagcccatccccccagaGCAGGatcccaccccaaattcccgggattccccccagaattcccaaattcccctggaactccccccagaattcccagattcccccagaattcccaaatttcccccccagaattcccgaattcctccggaatccccccagaatccccaaGTTTCCCCAGAATTTCGCCCCCAAATTCCCGAATTTCCCCCCAGGGTCTCTGaatttccctggaattcccaattttccccccagaattcccaaattttcccgtCTCCCCGGGCTCACCGCGCCGCCCTCGCCGCCTTTTTGCTCTCGAGGCTGACGGGGACGTTGAACCTCTCGGCCCTTTTCTGCATCCGCTGGGAGTGGGGAaagggaattcccaaaatcccagagaaTCCCGTTAAAATcccaaatattaaaaaaaaaaacattaaaatcccaaaattccccaaaaattctccaaaaaaatccccccaaatccctaaaaaatccctaaaaaaattccccaaaaatccctaaaaaaaatccccaaaaatatcccaaaaaattccccaaaatcccaccaaaaccccaaaaaatcccccaaaatcccaaaaaactccaccaaaatcccaaaaatccccccaaaaaacccccaaatatcCTATTAAAATCCCATTagaatcccaaaaattcccattaaaatcccaaaaaattcccaaaatcacGAATTTCCTGGCGTTCCCCATTCCAAGGTGCTCCAGCCTCGCCGGGGACAATTCCCgggctggaaaatcccaaaataaaaaatcGGGATTTGGCCTTTCACCTCCATCTGGGAGATCTCCGAGGAGATTTTCACCACCTTCTTCTCCTGGATCCTGCAAAAGTTTGGGAAAAGTTGGGGAAAAGTCTGGGAAAAGGTCAGGGAAGCTCCAGGGGGGGATTTGAGATCTGCCCCCATCccaaggatttgggattttctttgGAATTTGGGAAAGCCCCgagaggaattttgggattttttagggtgGAAAAATCATCTGGATTGccttgggaatgggattggagGGAAAGGAATTCCAGAGGGGTTGGGAATGCCCAAatcccagggaattcccaaatccagggaattcccaaatccaggGAATCATCTCACCCCAAGGAATTCCCAACCCCACAGAATCCCAATCCTATGGAATCACAAATCCAGGGAATCCCAAATCCAGAAATCCCAACCCAGGGAACGGCAGCCCCaggaatcccaaatccagggaaTTCCCAGCCCCAGGAATCCCAGATCCCACAGAATTCCCAATTCTGGGATCCCTGATGCACCCCCGGAGCCCAGGCCCCGTTCCCAGCCCCTCGTTCCCGAGCTTTTCCAGGAAATCTCACACGTCGGGCGACTTCACCGGCGTCTCCTCCACCTTCACGGGCGGCTCCGGCGCCTtgggctcctcctcctgcaaatccagggaaatccatggaaaaccCACGGGGAATCCATGGAAAATTAATGGGAAATCCATAAAATCCATgggaaaaccacagaaaatccaaacaaaatccaTGGGAAATCTATCAAATCCATGGGAAACACATCAAATCCATGGGAAATCTACAGGAAATCCATGGGAAAGCCATGGGAAATCCATAAAATCCACCCCAGGCCATGGCCATTCCCAAGGAAAATTCCCCaatccagccccaaattccCGGATTTCCACAAGGAGTGACcccagcagggccctggctcCCGTGGATTCTGAATTCCTGATTTTCCCAAGCTCCAGGAAATTTGGGATGCACAAGGAACTGGGAATAATTCCAGTGTGATGCTCCCATCCCAaatattccatgggaaaactgggaaaatccCCAATTTCCAACACCTGCCCGGTGCCGAGGTTTTCTTGGCACAAAATTGCTTTTCCAGGTGggatttcttcccaaaaatccccaaattcccccttttttcctggCATTCCCCCATCCCAGGGGCTCCAGCCTGGTCTGGGataattccagggatggggaatcctctg
This is a stretch of genomic DNA from Anomalospiza imberbis isolate Cuckoo-Finch-1a 21T00152 unplaced genomic scaffold, ASM3175350v1 scaffold_1026, whole genome shotgun sequence. It encodes these proteins:
- the SARNP gene encoding SAP domain-containing ribonucleoprotein isoform X2, producing the protein MAAEPVELHKLKLAELKQECLARGLEAKGNKQDLIHRLQAYLEEHAEEEPNEEDVLGEEIEEEEPKAPEPPVKVEETPVKSPDVIQEKKVVKISSEISQMERMQKRAERFNVPVSLESKKAARAARFGLATIPTKGLSADSKPTSEEDEKLKKRKERFGIVTGAGAAEDSEAKKRKRAERFGIV
- the SARNP gene encoding SAP domain-containing ribonucleoprotein isoform X1; protein product: MAAEPVELHKLKLAELKQECLARGLEAKGNKQDLIHRLQAYLEEHAEEEPNEEDVLGEEIEEEEPKAPEPPVKVEETPVKSPDVIQEKKVVKISSEISQMERMQKRAERFNVPVSLESKKAARAARFGLATIPTKGLSADSKPTINLEKLKERAQRFGLNVSSLSKKSEEDEKLKKRKERFGIVTGAGAAEDSEAKKRKRAERFGIV